Below is a genomic region from Constrictibacter sp. MBR-5.
GCAGCATCGTCCACACGCCGGTGGCCGACCTGGACGGCGAGTGCATCTGCCTCGCGGTTACCACCGGCCCGCTGCGCTTCACCGGCTTCTTCGGCCGCCTCCTGAACATCGTCGTCCGCGACTGACCCGGCGGGGTTCTTCCCCGCCGGCCGTCTCGCATGCTATGTGTTGTCACAGACAACATATCGGGAGGCGATGGTGCAGACGGTCGCTGAGGTCCGCGATTTCAACCGCTTCTATACGCGGCAGATCGGCCTGCTGCGCGAGCACCTGCCGCCGGGCGAATGCTCCCTGGCGGAGGCACGGGTCGTCTACGAGCTGGCGAAGGGCGGCGAACAGACCGCGGCCGACCTCGCGCGCACGCTGGACATGGACAAGGCCCATCTCAGCCGCATCGTCGCGCGCTTCCGGACGCGCGGCCTGGTCGCGAGCCGCGTCAGCCCCGATCACGGCAAGCACCGGCTGCTCTCCCTGACCGAGGCGGGCCGGGCCCTGTTCGCGCGGCTGGACCAGGGCAGCAGGGCGCAGATGGAGGCGATCCTGGCACCGCTCGACGACGGGGCGCGCGGCCGTCTGACGCACGCCATGGGCGAGATCAGGACGCTGCTCGATCCCGGCGACCGGACGCGTCGCCCCGCCGACGTCCGGCTTCGGCCACCCGAGATCGGCGATCTCGGCTGGGTGGTGCACCGCCACGCCGTGCTCTACGACCGGGAGTACGGCTTCGATCGCACCTTCGAAGGCATGGTGGCGGAGATCGTCGGCCGGTTCTCGGCCGACTTCGACCCCCGTCGCGACGATGCGTGGATCGCCGAGCATGCCGGCCGCATCGCCGGGTCCGTCTTCCTCGTGCGCGGCGAGGCGGCGGGTGCCGCAAAGCTTCGGCTGCTCTATGTCGAACCGGATGCCCGCGGGCTCGGCATCGGCGGACGGCTCGTCGATGCCTGCATCGCGCGCGCCCGGGCGCTCGGCTACCGCCGGCTCGACCTCTGGACGAACGACATCCTCGTCGCGGCGCGCCGGATCTATCAGGCGGCCGGCTTCACCCTGGTCGAGAGCAGCCCGCACCGGTCGTTCGGTCTCGATCTCGTCGGCGAGGTATGGACGCTGGATCTGGCGGCCACGGACCGGGCGCGCGCACCCGCTTGAGGTTCCGTTAACCAACTGCGGTTGTAATGGCCTTCCCTGGGTCGCCTGAAGAAGGGTCGGCATGTCGGTTTGTCCGCGCTGCGAGGTGCTTCCGTCGAAGATCGACGGGCCGCGCGACTATTATCTCTGGTTTCCGCTGGGTCATTCGCACGCCAAGGTGCGTCGGACGTTCGAGGAGACGGGCGCCGCCTGGCGGCCGGATCCGGAAACCGGTGCCTCGGTGCTTTCGGTCGACCCCGCGACCTTCCGGTCGATCGGCGGCCGGCTGCTCGACGTCCTCTCCTCCGAGGAGATCAGGGCGACGCGCATCCTCGCCGTCTCGCCGGGCGACGGTCCCGGCCGCCGCGACTATCCCGCCGTGACCAGCCTGCGGCAGATGCTGGCGTTCCAGGATTCGAACTGGCTGCTCGATGCGCTGGCCCGCGAGGACCTGTCGGTACGGTTCGCGCCGATCGCCTTCGCCGATGCGGTCGACGAGGTCTTCGCCCATCAGGCCGACGTCGCGGTGCGGAATGCGTCCGGCGACGAGGTCGACGGCGTGGCCCTCCTGCAGATCGCGCAGGAGGCCGGCCTGCTGTTCCAGGCCGACCGGCTGGCGCGGATCGCCGCCATCAAGGAGGCCGAGGCGCAGCGTATCGACACGCCCATCTTCGTCACGTTCTCGCCGGCCGCGATCTACGACCCGACCTTCTGTCTGCGCACCACGGTGGCGGCGCTGGAGGCGACGAGCACCCCGAAGGACGCCGTCTGCTTCACCATCGTGGCGCCCGAACGCTGGGACGACCCCCGCCACCTGCGCACCATCCTCGACTTCTACCGCGGGTCCGGATTCAGGGTGGCACTCGGCGGCGTCGGGTCCGGTGCGTCGTCGCTCTCGCTGATCGAGACGCTGAAGCCCGACATCATCTTCGTCGACCGGGGCATCGTCGCATCGGTCGATGCCGACACCTACAAGCAGGTGATCGCGCGCAAGCTGCTCGAAATCGCGCAGCGGCTGCGGATCGAGAGCGTCGTCGGCGGCATCGCCACCGAGGCCGAGATGACCTGGGCCTACGAGCAGGGCGCCAACTATGTGCAGGGACCCTACCTGACGCGCCACATGGAACCCCGCTCCGTCCGGGTCGCATGACCGCGCCGGACGCGGGCGACGAGGCGCCGGGTGCGCCGCCGACCTTCCTGTTTGCCGCCCTGCTCGATGGTCTCGGGCCGTGTCATCTGGCGACGGCCGACGGCGAGATCCTCCATGCCAGCCGTCCGCTGAAGGAACTGTTCGCCCTGCACGGCGAGCCGCTTCCCCGCGCCCTGCCGCGCCATGTCGCGGTGCGGGCGGCCCGCCAGCCGGGCGGTATCCGGACCCTGACGACGCTGCGGCGCGACGGCGCCGAGCGGCAGTTCAACGCGGTCCATCGCCGCTTCGGCGACGAGGGCGCGGCCACGCACCAGATCCTCACGATCTATGAGGAGACCACCCGGGAGCAGCAGGCGCTGGCGGCGCTGCGGCGCGCACGGGACCGCTCGGACGACCTGATGCGCGTCGTCTCGGACTGGGTGTGGGAGTGCGATCGCGACTGGCGCCTCGTCTTCGTCGCGACGCGCGACGGCACTCTGCTCGGCCGGCCGGCGGAGGCCGTCAAGGGAACCGGCCTTTTCGAACTCGGTCGGTTCGTCGCCGACAGGGACCGGCCCGCGGCGCGGCTGCCGCGGCCGCGCCAGCGTGCCGCCTTCTACGACGTGCTCTTCGCCGCCGTCGACGCTGCGGGCGGCGAGCGCCTGTTCCGCATGTCGGCCGTGCCGATCTTCGGCGAGCAGGACGGGCTGTTCGAGGGCTTCCGCGGTTCGGCCTCGGACGTGACCGACCGCGTGTCTGCGGAGGCGGACGCCGCCGCCTACCGCGCCCAACTCGAGGCGACGCTCGCGGCGCTGAAGGAGCGCAACCGGCAACTCGATGAGGCCCTCCAGG
It encodes:
- a CDS encoding EAL domain-containing protein encodes the protein MSVCPRCEVLPSKIDGPRDYYLWFPLGHSHAKVRRTFEETGAAWRPDPETGASVLSVDPATFRSIGGRLLDVLSSEEIRATRILAVSPGDGPGRRDYPAVTSLRQMLAFQDSNWLLDALAREDLSVRFAPIAFADAVDEVFAHQADVAVRNASGDEVDGVALLQIAQEAGLLFQADRLARIAAIKEAEAQRIDTPIFVTFSPAAIYDPTFCLRTTVAALEATSTPKDAVCFTIVAPERWDDPRHLRTILDFYRGSGFRVALGGVGSGASSLSLIETLKPDIIFVDRGIVASVDADTYKQVIARKLLEIAQRLRIESVVGGIATEAEMTWAYEQGANYVQGPYLTRHMEPRSVRVA
- a CDS encoding PAS domain-containing sensor histidine kinase, which produces MTAPDAGDEAPGAPPTFLFAALLDGLGPCHLATADGEILHASRPLKELFALHGEPLPRALPRHVAVRAARQPGGIRTLTTLRRDGAERQFNAVHRRFGDEGAATHQILTIYEETTREQQALAALRRARDRSDDLMRVVSDWVWECDRDWRLVFVATRDGTLLGRPAEAVKGTGLFELGRFVADRDRPAARLPRPRQRAAFYDVLFAAVDAAGGERLFRMSAVPIFGEQDGLFEGFRGSASDVTDRVSAEADAAAYRAQLEATLAALKERNRQLDEALQAANAAAAAKSEFLAMMSHELRTPLNAVIGFSEVMEMEAFGPLGHDKYKGYVVDVLQSGRFLLSLINDILDLVKFESGRMDLHPEPVDVLEVASECVGFVREQAIRKSVVIDLAVRPGIVVRADPKRLRQLLLNLLSNAVKFTPEGGRIDLTAAAETDGDGRPTVAIVCRDTGIGIAAEHLDMVFEPFRQADSSLARKHEGTGLGLPIARSIAERHGGSLTLASTVGMGTTATLRLPAASDVQ
- a CDS encoding bifunctional helix-turn-helix transcriptional regulator/GNAT family N-acetyltransferase → MVQTVAEVRDFNRFYTRQIGLLREHLPPGECSLAEARVVYELAKGGEQTAADLARTLDMDKAHLSRIVARFRTRGLVASRVSPDHGKHRLLSLTEAGRALFARLDQGSRAQMEAILAPLDDGARGRLTHAMGEIRTLLDPGDRTRRPADVRLRPPEIGDLGWVVHRHAVLYDREYGFDRTFEGMVAEIVGRFSADFDPRRDDAWIAEHAGRIAGSVFLVRGEAAGAAKLRLLYVEPDARGLGIGGRLVDACIARARALGYRRLDLWTNDILVAARRIYQAAGFTLVESSPHRSFGLDLVGEVWTLDLAATDRARAPA